From a single Rhizobium lusitanum genomic region:
- a CDS encoding type II secretion system F family protein: MADIAAKLTDPSMILAVFVAIAVFATFYTIAVPFLERGDLNKRMKAVSTEREQIRARERARMNTDGGKASLRSQNNKNVRQIVERFNLRNALVDTNTVNRLRAAGLRSENALNMFLVARFLLPFLFLAVAVFLVFGLGYFAAKPFPLRLLGVIGHSYVGFYSPNIYISNRVAKRQKSIKRAWPDALDLMLICVESGISIEAGMRRVSEEMAEQSPALAEEMVLTTAELSFLQERRTAFDNLAARTQIEIVKSVTQALIQAERYGTPVSQALRVLAQEGRDERMNEAEKKASALPPKLTVPMIVFFLPVLMAVILGPAIIQVMDKF, translated from the coding sequence ATGGCCGATATTGCCGCCAAGTTGACCGATCCGAGTATGATCCTCGCCGTTTTCGTGGCGATTGCTGTCTTTGCCACATTCTACACGATAGCCGTGCCCTTCCTCGAGCGCGGCGATCTCAACAAGCGCATGAAGGCGGTCTCCACCGAGCGCGAGCAGATCCGCGCCCGTGAACGCGCCCGGATGAACACGGACGGCGGCAAGGCGTCCCTGCGCAGCCAGAACAACAAAAACGTCCGCCAGATCGTCGAGCGCTTCAATCTCCGCAACGCGCTGGTCGATACCAACACCGTCAATCGCCTGCGCGCCGCCGGCCTGCGCTCGGAAAACGCGCTGAACATGTTCCTGGTGGCGCGCTTCCTGCTACCCTTTCTGTTCCTGGCCGTGGCCGTCTTCTTGGTTTTCGGCCTCGGCTATTTCGCCGCCAAGCCGTTTCCCCTCCGTCTTCTCGGTGTCATCGGACACAGCTATGTCGGTTTCTACTCACCGAATATCTATATCTCCAACCGGGTCGCCAAGCGGCAGAAATCCATCAAGCGCGCCTGGCCGGATGCACTCGACCTGATGCTGATCTGCGTGGAATCGGGCATCTCCATCGAGGCCGGCATGCGCCGCGTCTCCGAAGAGATGGCGGAGCAATCGCCGGCACTTGCCGAGGAAATGGTGTTGACCACGGCCGAGCTCTCGTTCCTGCAGGAGCGTCGCACCGCCTTCGACAATCTCGCCGCCCGCACCCAGATCGAAATCGTCAAGTCGGTGACGCAGGCCCTGATCCAGGCGGAACGCTACGGCACGCCTGTCTCGCAGGCGCTGCGCGTGCTGGCGCAGGAAGGCCGCGACGAGCGCATGAACGAGGCGGAAAAGAAAGCGTCCGCCCTTCCGCCGAAACTGACCGTGCCGATGATCGTCTTCTTCCTGCCTGTCCTGATGGCCGTCATCCTCGGCCCGGCCATCATCCAGGTGATGGATAAGTTCTGA
- a CDS encoding LysE family translocator, translating into MSSIAVFFSILAAISIGAASPGPSFVLVSRIAVSRSRKAGLAAALGMGVGAVIFATLALAGLNALLMQVEWLYLALKIAGGLYLIYLGIGIWRGAAEDLVVDAPAAPSSMSVGRNFWFGLGTQLSNPKTAIFYGSIFAALLPADPACWLILAMPPAIFVIEAGWYTVVALAFSSDRPRAFHLKSKLWIDRTAGAVMGALGARLVTESLPRHIWR; encoded by the coding sequence ATGTCGTCCATCGCTGTCTTTTTCAGCATTTTAGCTGCCATCTCCATCGGGGCGGCCAGTCCTGGTCCGAGTTTCGTTCTCGTTTCCCGTATCGCCGTTTCCCGCTCGCGCAAGGCCGGTCTTGCTGCAGCCCTCGGCATGGGTGTGGGCGCGGTTATTTTTGCGACATTGGCGTTGGCCGGGTTGAATGCCCTGCTGATGCAGGTCGAATGGCTGTATCTCGCCCTGAAGATCGCCGGTGGCCTCTATCTGATTTATCTCGGGATTGGAATCTGGCGCGGCGCGGCTGAGGATCTCGTCGTCGACGCTCCCGCTGCCCCGTCCAGCATGAGCGTCGGTCGCAATTTCTGGTTCGGGCTTGGAACGCAGCTCAGCAATCCGAAGACCGCTATTTTCTATGGCAGCATCTTTGCGGCGCTTCTCCCGGCCGATCCCGCTTGCTGGTTGATACTCGCAATGCCGCCGGCGATCTTCGTGATCGAGGCGGGCTGGTATACGGTTGTGGCGCTCGCCTTTTCGTCAGACCGTCCGCGCGCGTTCCATCTGAAATCCAAGCTCTGGATCGATAGGACCGCGGGCGCCGTTATGGGTGCGCTCGGC